In one Cloacibacillus porcorum genomic region, the following are encoded:
- a CDS encoding GNAT family N-acetyltransferase, protein MKITEITKRDENTIQKVSFIWEKSVRATHLFLTEDDMADISKDVDEALVSVPTLLTAENEDSESVAFMGIDGDRLEMLFLLPEERGQGIGKKLMRHAIDKYSVNRLCVNEQNTAALGFYEHMGFKVYKRTERDEQGNPFPLLYMKLK, encoded by the coding sequence ATGAAAATTACTGAAATAACAAAAAGAGATGAAAACACCATACAGAAGGTATCATTCATATGGGAAAAGTCGGTGCGCGCGACGCACCTGTTCCTTACCGAGGACGACATGGCCGACATCTCAAAAGATGTCGATGAGGCATTGGTCTCAGTGCCCACGCTGCTGACGGCGGAGAACGAAGACTCCGAATCGGTCGCCTTCATGGGGATAGACGGAGACCGGCTTGAAATGCTCTTCCTTCTGCCGGAGGAGCGCGGGCAGGGTATCGGCAAAAAACTTATGCGCCACGCGATCGATAAATACTCTGTAAATCGGCTCTGCGTTAATGAGCAAAACACCGCGGCGCTCGGCTTTTACGAACACATGGGATTCAAGGTTTATAAGCGCACGGAGCGCGACGAGCAGGGCAATCCCTTCCCGCTGCTCTATATGAAGCTGAAATAG
- a CDS encoding TRAP transporter small permease: protein MTLKKFIDNFEEYFCVWTMAIMTLLVFVQVVMRYVFSNSLSWSEEMARFIFLWLSWIGASYAVKERSHFRVEMFANMVPGAARRYFEYFVLLIWFVFSFILACIGTELVIFIAETGQRSAAMELPMIWPYASVPVGCLLMCIRLVIEVYKLWKGEPLGPIKNTAEEVH, encoded by the coding sequence ATGACACTAAAAAAATTTATTGACAATTTTGAGGAATATTTCTGCGTATGGACGATGGCGATAATGACGCTGCTGGTTTTTGTCCAAGTTGTAATGCGTTATGTATTTTCCAATTCCCTGTCCTGGAGCGAGGAGATGGCACGCTTTATTTTCCTCTGGCTGTCGTGGATAGGTGCAAGCTATGCAGTGAAAGAGCGCAGCCACTTCCGCGTCGAGATGTTCGCCAATATGGTACCTGGAGCCGCACGCAGATACTTTGAATACTTCGTCCTGCTCATATGGTTCGTTTTCAGCTTCATCCTCGCATGCATCGGCACTGAGCTTGTCATCTTCATTGCCGAAACAGGACAGCGTTCTGCGGCAATGGAACTGCCGATGATCTGGCCATATGCATCGGTACCGGTGGGCTGCCTGTTAATGTGCATCAGGCTCGTAATAGAGGTATACAAGCTCTGGAAGGGCGAACCACTCGGTCCAATAAAGAATACCGCTGAGGAGGTACACTGA
- a CDS encoding class I SAM-dependent methyltransferase codes for MKENKYDDKLFFEKYAGMKRSVEGLDGAGEWETLKSLLPDFRGKRLLDLGCGYGWHCIYAMEQGAASATGIDISEKMLAVAREKTHYPQVTYKRMALEEMDFPDGSFDIVLSSLALHYVKSFGNVAKRVNRFLSDGGYFVFSAEHPVFTAEGSQDWYRNDTGKILHFPVDNYFCEGLRHARFLGEEVVKYHKTLTTYIDGLLTNGFELLRLVEPQPPEKMLDIEGMRDEMRRPMMLIVAARKKSGGR; via the coding sequence TTGAAAGAAAATAAATACGACGATAAGCTCTTCTTTGAAAAATACGCCGGGATGAAACGCTCTGTTGAGGGGCTGGACGGCGCAGGAGAATGGGAGACGCTGAAGAGTCTGCTGCCGGATTTCAGGGGGAAACGCCTTCTGGACCTCGGCTGCGGGTACGGCTGGCACTGCATCTACGCGATGGAACAGGGCGCGGCCTCGGCTACGGGAATAGACATCTCCGAAAAGATGCTTGCCGTGGCGAGGGAAAAGACACACTATCCGCAGGTGACATACAAACGTATGGCGCTTGAAGAGATGGATTTTCCCGATGGCTCCTTCGATATCGTCCTCAGCTCGCTGGCCCTGCATTATGTCAAATCTTTCGGCAATGTCGCAAAGAGGGTGAACCGTTTTCTCAGCGACGGCGGCTATTTCGTCTTCTCGGCGGAGCATCCGGTATTCACCGCCGAGGGCTCGCAGGACTGGTATCGCAACGATACTGGGAAGATACTGCACTTTCCCGTCGACAACTACTTCTGCGAGGGGCTGCGTCACGCGCGTTTCCTTGGCGAAGAGGTCGTCAAGTACCATAAAACACTGACGACCTACATCGACGGGCTGCTGACAAACGGCTTTGAGCTGCTGCGCCTAGTCGAGCCGCAGCCTCCCGAAAAGATGCTCGATATCGAGGGCATGAGGGACGAGATGCGCCGCCCAATGATGCTTATCGTAGCGGCGAGAAAAAAGAGCGGCGGCAGATAA
- a CDS encoding TRAP transporter large permease, giving the protein MEAVIVFSILIVTIGLSIPIGITLGLSTGIAMWLTSDIPMVMLAQKSVTGLDSFPLLAIPFFILAGALMCNGGISRRLVNLAESLVGYITGGLAMVTVLACMFFAAISGSGPATVSAIGSFMIPSMKERKYDAGFAAAITAAAGTIGVIIPPSIPFVIYCIVAQCSIGDMFIAGIVPGVMIGIALMLVCYCTAKKRHYVSVTERPKFSTVWKAFREAFWALLVPVIILGGIYGGIFTPTEAAVVAVVYSVLIGKFVYKELDGKTLYECLRTTGLINGATEFMIGLSMAFASYLAMAQIPAHIASWMTSLAHSPFILLMVINVFLLVIGCFVDNIAAVIILTPILLPVVKTIGIDPIHFGLIITVNLACGFISPPYGINLFVASAISGESIESISKSILPSFMAMVVCLLLFTYFPVFSLGLLQWLR; this is encoded by the coding sequence ATGGAAGCCGTCATAGTTTTTTCTATCCTTATCGTAACGATCGGCCTGAGTATCCCGATCGGCATCACGCTCGGCCTCTCTACCGGCATCGCCATGTGGCTCACTTCGGATATCCCGATGGTGATGCTCGCACAGAAGTCGGTGACTGGTCTTGATTCTTTCCCGCTGCTCGCCATACCATTTTTCATTCTCGCGGGGGCGCTGATGTGCAACGGCGGTATTTCGCGCCGTCTTGTGAATCTCGCCGAGAGTCTCGTCGGTTATATCACGGGCGGCCTGGCGATGGTCACGGTGCTCGCATGTATGTTTTTCGCCGCGATCTCCGGTTCGGGACCGGCCACTGTCTCGGCGATCGGCTCTTTTATGATCCCATCGATGAAGGAGCGCAAGTATGACGCGGGCTTCGCGGCGGCGATAACCGCGGCGGCGGGAACTATCGGCGTCATCATCCCGCCCTCTATACCCTTTGTCATTTACTGTATTGTCGCGCAGTGTTCGATCGGCGATATGTTTATCGCGGGGATTGTCCCCGGCGTCATGATCGGTATCGCGCTGATGCTGGTCTGTTACTGCACGGCGAAGAAACGTCATTATGTGAGCGTCACGGAACGCCCGAAGTTCTCCACGGTGTGGAAGGCATTCAGGGAGGCCTTCTGGGCGCTGCTGGTGCCGGTCATCATCCTCGGCGGCATCTACGGCGGCATCTTCACGCCCACGGAGGCGGCGGTCGTCGCCGTCGTATACTCGGTGCTCATCGGCAAGTTCGTCTATAAGGAGCTCGACGGCAAGACTCTCTATGAGTGTCTGCGCACGACGGGGCTCATCAACGGCGCGACGGAGTTTATGATCGGACTTTCGATGGCCTTTGCCAGTTACCTCGCGATGGCGCAGATACCGGCGCATATCGCCTCGTGGATGACGAGCCTCGCCCACAGCCCCTTCATCCTGCTGATGGTGATAAACGTCTTCCTGCTGGTGATCGGCTGCTTCGTGGACAACATCGCGGCGGTGATAATCCTCACGCCAATCTTGCTGCCGGTGGTAAAGACGATCGGGATAGACCCCATCCACTTCGGACTGATAATCACCGTCAACCTGGCCTGCGGCTTCATCTCGCCGCCCTATGGGATAAACCTTTTTGTCGCCTCCGCCATCTCGGGTGAAAGTATCGAAAGTATTTCAAAGTCGATACTGCCCTCTTTCATGGCGATGGTCGTCTGTCTGCTGCTATTCACATACTTTCCCGTCTTCTCGCTTGGGCTGCTGCAATGGCTGAGGTAA